GGAAGATGCCGGCCGGGCGTTCGCGCCGGTAGCCGAGTGCCGCGTTCACGGCCAGCATCGGCGCGTTGTCGTCGGCGACGCTGGTGCTGATCTCCCGTACGCCCGGGTGGAGTTCGGCGAGCGTGGCGAGCAGATGGCGTTTGACGGCGCGGCCGAGTCCGCGGCCGCGGTGCTCCGGGACGACCACCGTGTCGTACTGGAGCGCGCGGGCGTGCGACGGATCGCGCAGTACGACCTCGGTGTACGCGGCGACCCGGTCGGTGCCCCGGCCCGCGCCGTCCGCCGAGGCGAGCACCACCGAGGTCAGGATGACGCCGCCGCGGTCGTCGACGAGCCGGGCCGCGTTCCGTACGCGCTCCGCGTCCCAGCGCGGCGTCCGCTCGTCCATGCCGCCGGCGGGCGCGTCCTCCATCGCGTCGTGCGCCCGCGCGAACTCGTCGGCGAGCGCGTCGGGCACGACGCCGTCCCATGCCGCGAACCGGTAGCCGTCGGGCAGTTGGGCCTCCGGCAGCCGCGCGTCGGCCTCCCGGACGCGCTGGACGTACCAGGCCAGCGGCAGCACCTTCGTGAAGCCGAGCCCGTCGACGAACGCCTCGCCCGCGCCGCCCAGTTCGAGCATGGCGGAGACCGAACTGCGCCCGTCGGCGGTCAGTTCGGCCCGTATCGCGCTCCACAGTTCGGCGCCGACACCGCGCCGCCGCGCCTCGGGGCGGACGACCAGGGCGTCGAGGAAGGCGGTGTGCCGGTTGCTCTCCTCGGTGAAGAGCAGCAGCGCGGCGACGCCGTCGTACGATCCGTCGGGGGCGGCCCGCACGAGGTGCCGCACGCGCCCGTTGGGCGACTGCACGCGCAGCTTTCCGGCCGTCTCGGTGCGGCCCGGTTCCGGTACGGACGCGGGCACGTCGTGGAGATGGGCAGCCGCGATCACGTCATGCCAGGCGTCTGTCTCCGCCTCCGACGGCGGGGTTCTCAGAGTCTTCAGCATGATCCGAACCTACGCTCACTGCCCGGCTCGCGCCCCCGAGTTGTGCGGGCTTCCGGTCAGTGAGACGGACGGACGACGCCATTGGTTGCCCGGGAGGACACAGAAACCTCAGGAGTCCCGGCGGACACGGGGCTCGGGGACCCGTACGCGAGCGAGATGCGGGGCCGAGAGGCGTACGGGAGGGAGCGGCACCCCCGAGCGGGCACCCGTACCGGAGCGGAACCCCGGGCCGGACCCCGTACGCGAGCAACACGCGGGGCGGGCACGCGTACGGGAGGGAGCGGCACCCCCGGGGCGGGCAGGCGTACGGGAGGGAGCGGCACCCCCGGGGCGGGAGCCCCTGCGGGAGCGGCACCCCCGGGCGGGCACCGGGCCCGCGAACGCGTACGGCGGCGGCGCCCGGGACCGGGTGCCGCCGCCGTACGCGTTCGGGACAGTGGACAGGGATCAGGCGGCGGAGCCGGCCTTCCAGTCCGCCCAGCTCAGGTTCCAGCCGTTGAGGCCGTTGTCGGGCTGGATGGTCTTGTCCGGGGAGTTCTTGACGACGACCACGTCACCGACCATCGAGTTGTCGAAGAACCAGGCGGCCGGCTGGTTCTTGTCGCCCGCGCCCTTCACGTCGTTCAGACCGATGCAGCCGTGGCTGGTGTTGGTCGAACCGAAGACCGAGTCGTTGCCCCAGTAGTTGCCGTGGATGAAGGTGCCCGACGTGGACAGCCGCTGCGCGTGCGGCACGTCCTTGATGTCGTACTCACCCTTGCCGTCGTCGTCGGTGAAGCCGACCGTGGCGCCGTTCATCCGGGTCTCCTTGAACTGCTCGGAGATCACCATCTGACCGTTGTACGTGGGGTTCTCCGGGGAGCCGGCGGAGATCGGGATGGTCTTGATCGTCTTGCCGTCCCGCTCGACGACCATGGTCTTGGCCTTGGTGTCGACCGTGGAGACCTGGTTGCGGCCGATCGTGAAGGTGACCGTCTTCTGCTGGACGCCGAAGACACCGTCCGCGCCCTCGACCCCGTCGAGCGCCAGCTTCAGGGTGACGGTGGAGCCGCCCTGCCAGTACTGCTCGGGGCGGAAGTCGAGCCGCTGCTCGTTGAACCAGTGACCGACGACTTCCTGGCCGCTGCTCGACGTGACGGTGATCCCGCGCTGCACGTCGGCCTTGTTGGTGATGCCCTTGTCGAAGTTGAGCGAGACCGGCATGCCGACGCCGACCGTCGAACCGTCCTCGGGCGTGAAGTTGCCGATGAAGCTGTTGTTCGGCGAGACGGTGGTGAAGGAGGAGTTCTCGTGGGCCTCACGGCCCTTGCCGTCCTTCGCCGACGCGACGATCTTGTACGTGGTGGAGCGCTCCAGCTGGCCGTCCGGCTTCCAGCTCTTCGCGTCGCCGGCCATCGTGCCCTTGACGGCGGTGCCGTCGGCGGCCGTCATCTCGACGTTGACGAGCGTGCCCTTGGTGACGGTGACCTTCGCGTCGTCGTTGATGCCCGCGTTGTCGGCGCCGTTCTTGGGCGAGATGGTTATCTGGGCCTCGGAAGTCTCCTTGGCCGCCGCCTCGTCCACCTGCGCCTGCGCATCCTTCGAACGCTCGGCTCCGGGTTCGTCCTTCCCGCCGTCGCCGGTACTGCACGCCGAGAGCACAAGCACTCCGCCGAGCAGTGCGGACGCGGCCGCGAGGCCCTTGCGCCGCTTGCCGTTCGTCATCACACGCTTCTCCATCGTCGCCGATTCCCTGCCTATGACCTTTAAGAACACCCGTACCGGTTCGTCCGGTTCCCTCTCGGACGAAGATGTGGGCAACACCACTCGCGCTCCGGGACTACACGGAAAGCGCGTGCGAAAGCCCCGGGCCGCGTTCGACGGCGTCCCGGGGCCCAAGGGTGTCACGCCCGCGGACCGAACGGAGCCGAGGTGCCGTCCGATTCCGCAGCCGTGGCCGTTCCGGTACCCCTGGTCACCGGCCGGCGCCGCCGTCACCGTCCTCGCGGTCGCCGTCCTCGCCGTCCCTGTCCTCGTCGTCGGCCTCTCCCTCCATGGCCCACTCCACGGATTCCGGGTCGTAGTCGATCTCCTCGCTGCTCCAGGACGCCTGGGTCAGTTCCACCCCGGGCACCTCGCCGATCAGCTCGGACGGTTCCACCAGGTACGCGAGGGCCTCCGCCTCGTCTTCCCGTACGGCGGAGCGGGCATGCGCGCGTTCCTCGTCGGGCAGGGAATCGTCCGATTCCACACGGGTCAGCGCGGCGGCGGTCAGCTCTTCCGGGTCGGTGATCTCCAGCACCAGTTCCACGTGCAGCCGGACAAAACGGGATGTCTCCGAAGTACTCATAACTGGAGAGTAGGCTTCCGGGCTCACGCGACTTTCCTGCGACCCGCTGCTTTCACTAGCATCGGCGCAGCCGGCCAATTCGGCGTTTTCCCAAGCGTGTTCCCAAGGGAGATCGATTTCGTGTACGTCTCCGTACGCCGACCGCTGCTGACGGCCATAGCCGCCGGCATCCTGCTCTGCGCCCTGTGGTTCGTCCCCTCGGCGAACGCCACGAACGAGCAGGGCCCAGGTCAGCGGCAGTCCACCAGCACCGCCCCGAAGGACTCGGCCGAGCCCGCGGCGGGCTCCGCCGCGGAGTCCCCGGCGGGATCCTCCGCGGAGCTCGCTCTCGCCGACACCGGAAGCGGCGTGGACACCACGCCGTATCTCGTCGGCGGGACGGCGTTCCTGCTCCTGGGCGCGGCTTTCGTCGCGCACTCGGTACGCCGGGACGCGGCCGGCGCGCTCTGAGGCGTCGGTTACGCCCAGCAGTACGCCTCGCGGTACGAGGAGGGGGCCGCCGGGCTGTCGGGCGGCCCTTCCACGTGCCGTCGGGCCGGCGGGTTCACGCCAGCGGGCCGGTCACCGGTTCCACCGCCGCCACCAGCAGGCCCTCCCGTACGAACTCCTCCGCCGCCGCGAGATCCGGCGCCAGGAACCGGTCGGGCCCGGCCCCCTCGATCCCCGCCGCGCGCACCGCGTCGACGGCGGCCCGTGAGGCGGGCGCGGGCGTCAGGCCGGTACGCAGTTCGATCGCCCGGGTCGCCGCGTACAGCTCGACCGCCACGATCCGGGTCAGATGGCCGACGGCGGTACGGAGCTTGCGCGCCGCCGACCAGCCCATCGACACGTGGTCCTCCTGCATCGCCGAGGACGGGATGGAGTCGACGGAGGCCGGGACGGCGAGCCGCTTCATCTCGCTGACCAGCGCGGCCTGCGTGTACTGGGCGATCATCAGGCCCGAGTCGACACCGGGGTCGTCCGCGAGGAACGCGGGCAGGCCGTGCGAGCGGTTCTTGTCGAGCAGCCGGTCCGTGCGGCGCTCGGCGATGGAGCCGAGGTCGGCGGCGACGATCGCGAGGAAGTCGAGGACGTAGGCGACGGGGGCGCCGTGGAAGTTGCCGTTGGACTCGACGCGGCCGTCCGCCAGCACCACCGGGTTGTCCACGGCGGAGGCCAGTTCGCGGTCGGCGACGATCCGGGCGTACGCGAGGGTGTCCCGGCCCGCGCCCGCGACCTGGGGGGCGCAGCGCACCGAGTACGCGTCCTGGACGCGGGGTGCCTCGTCCTCCTGGAAGTGCCCGGTCAGCCCGGACCCGGCGAGCACCCGCAGCATGTTGTCGGCGCTGACGCCCTGGCCGGGGTGCGGGCGGATGGCGTGCAGCTCGGGGGCGAGGACCCGGTCGGTGCCGAGCAGGGCCTCCAGGGTCAGCGCGGCGGTGATGTCGGCGGAGGTGTAGAGACGCTGGAGGTCGGCGAGGGCCATGACGAGCATGCCGAGCATGCCGTCGGTGCCGTTGAGGAGCGCCAGGCCCTCCTTCTCGCGCAGCTCTACGGGCGTGATGCCGTGCGCGGCGAGCAGTTCGCCGGCGGGCCGCAGGACGCCGTCGGGGCCCTCGGCGTCGCCCTCGCCCATCAGCGTCAGCGCGCAGTGCGAGAGCGGCGCGAGGTCGCCGGAGCAGCCGAGGGAGCCGTACTCGTGGACGACGGGTGTGATGCCCGCGTTGAGGATGTCCGCCATGGTCAGCGCGACCTCGGGGCGCACGCCGGTGTGCCCGGACGCGAGGGTCTTCAGCCGCAGGAACATCAGGGCGCGCACGACCTCGCGCTCGACGCGGGGGCCCATGCCGGCGGCGTGCGAGCGGACGATGTTCCGCTGGAGCCGCGCGCGCAGGTCGGGGCCGATGTGCCGGCTGGCGAGCGCGCCGAAGCCGGTGGAGACGCCGTACACGGGCTCGGGCTTGGCGGCGAGCGACTCGATGATCTCGCGGGCGGCGGCGAGCGCGGAGAGGGCGTCGGCGGAGAGCTCGACACGGGCGTTGCCGCGGGCGACGGCGACGACGTCTTCGGCGGTGGTGCCGGACGTCCCCACGACGACAGTGTGCATATCCATATTCAGGAGCGTACGGACTGAAACTCAACGTGTCACTAGGGGGGTGGCGAGGCCGCGTCGGGGCGGGGCGGGGCGGCCCCGGCTTCCCGCAGCGGACCGGCGGCGCCGCTCCTCAGCCCGACGACGCCCCTCCGGGCGGAGTACGCGGGGTGCCCCGGAACCGCCGGCGCTCCCCCGGCGCCGGGGGACGGGGCGGCTCGTCCGCCAGGCGGACGACTTCGCCGTCCCGGCCCGCCACCACCGGGCCCGCCGCCCGCGCCGCCTTCGCGCGGTACTGCGCCGCGTCCGCGAGGCGGAACAGACGGCGAGCCGACCTCAGCGGCCCGATCGCGTCCCCGGTCGACGCGACACCGCACGCCACCCCCTCGCCCAGCTCCAACTCGGCGGCCCGGCGGCACAGTTCGTCGGCGACCCCGATCACGGCGTCCGCGCGGGGCCCCACCGTGAGGAGACAGAACTCGTCGCCGCCCAGCCGCGCCGCCAGCGCCCCGGGCAGCCGGGCCCCACAGACGGAGAGCAGCGAGCCGAAGCGTTCCAGCAGCCGGTCGCCGACCGCGTGACCCTGGGTGTCGTTGACCCGCTTGAGGCCGTTGAGGTCGCAGACGACGAGGCTGACGACCGAACCGTCCGTACGGTGCAGCGCGATCGCCTCGTCCAGACGGGAGTCGACCGCGCGGCGGTTCGCCAGCCCGGTCAGCGGGTCGGTGAAGGCCAGCCGCCGGACCTCTTCGAGCCGTTCCGTCTGGGCGATCCCCGATGCCACGACGGACGCGATGACGGTCGCGAAGTCGGCGTCGGCGCGCGCGAAGACCGGGACGCCGAGCGGCCTCGCCACGTACAGCTCGCCCCACGCCCGCCCGTGCAGCACGATCGGCGCGACGACGCAGCAGCCCCGGCCGCGTCTGCGCAGGGCGGCGACCCGCTGGTGGCAGTAGCCCGGTTCACCGGACTCGGCGGCCGGGCCGTCGGCGGTCTCGACCCACGCGTTGGGCTCGCCGCCGCCCGCCCACCGTTCGTGCAGAAACTCCGCGATCTCGGGGAAGCGGTGCACCGGATACGACTCGTCCTCGGGGAACTCCTCCTCCCCCTCGGCCAGCTCCCCCGCGTTCACCAGGACCTTGAGCTGCCCCAGGTCCCGTTCCCAGACGGACAGCGCGGCGAAGCTGCCGGCCAGCGCGTCCCGCGCGCCCAGCGCGGCGGCCAGCCAGGACTCGTGCGGGGTGTGCGCCGAGGCCATGTTCTGCGCGAGTTCCACGACGGCGCGCAGCCGTACGTCCTCTCCCATCACTCCACCTTAGGGCGCTTCGGGGGGATTCGATCACTCGGAGCAAGTGATCGTCACTCTCCGTCCACCATCGGGTGGGGGTGCGGGGCGGTACGGCGGCGGCGCCGCTACTCGCCGGGCCACTCCGGCGTGCGCTTCTCGTTGAACGCGGCGACACCCTCCGCGCGGTCCCCGGAGAAGGCCACCGACCGCCACGCCGCGTCCTCGACCTCCAGTCCCGCCCGCAGGTCGAGGCCGTGCCCGAGCCGCAGGGCGCGCTTGGCCGCCCGGAGTCCGACCGGCGAGTTCGCGGCGATCCGGGAGGCCAGCGCCAGGGCCTCGTCGCGGTCGGCCGCCTCGCCCGCGAGCTGGTCGACCAGGCCCAGCCCAAGCGCCTCGGGAGCGGTCAACCGCCGGGCGGTGAAGATCAGTTCGGCGGCGCGGGCGGCGCCGACACGGCGGGGCAGCAGCTGCGTACCGCCGCCGCCGGGGATCACGCCCACCGACACCTCGGGGAGTCCGACGACGGCGGTCGGGTCGGCGACGATCAGGTCGCAGGACAGCGCCAGCTCGAAGCCGCCGCCGAGGGCGAAGCCGTGCACGGCGGCGATGGTGGGCATCGGGAGTTCCAGAACGCCGGTGTACGCGGCGCGGGCGGTCGGCCGCTGCCGTACCAGCTCGGCGTCGGTCAGCGAGTTCCGCTCCTTGAGGTCCGCGCCGACGCAGAACGCGCGTTCGTGGGTGGAGGTGAGGACGGTGACGCGTACGTCCCGGTCCGCGCCCAGCGCGGCGCAGGCCGCGCCGATGGAACGCGCCATCTCCGTCGAGACCGCGTTCATGGCCTTGGGCCGGTCGAGCACCAGCTCAGCCACATGGCCGTGCCGCCGCACCGCGACGTACTCCCCGAACCGGCGGTCGTCGCCCTCCGTGCCCCGCGTGCTCTCCGCGCCCACCGCACCCACCGCACCCACCCGCTTCCCGGTTAACGATCGTTGACCGGGATCATAGGCGGCGTCCGCGCGGGCGCGGAGGGGGGCGCCGGGATCGGCCAGGATCCGCCGGTTGGGCGCGGTTCGGCGGGGGCTTGGCGGGGGGGGTGGCGGGAGCGGTGCAGCGGGGGCTTGGCGGGGGCGGCCGATGCAGTTCGACGGGGGTGGCCGACGCGTTCGGCAGGGGTCGGTCGGGCGAGGCGGTTCGGCCGGTTCGTCCATCGGCCGGCCCGGTCGGTCGGTTCAGCGCCGGGCCGGGCCGCCCGGCCGGTCGGGCGGGCGGTTCGTCCGTGGGGCAGCCCGGTCCGCCCGGGTCAGTTCTCGGGCTTGGGGCGTCGCGTGAGCAGCCACGGCTCGACGACGCCCAGACCGCGCACCGGCCGCTGCCACATGGGCTGTATGCCGAAGCGGTACACGGGGGGCTCCTCGCCCGCCTTCTCCGCCTCCGTCGCCTGTTTCGCCGCCTCGGCCTCGGACACGGGGGTGTCACCGGTGCGGATCAGTTCCTCGGCGAGGGCGCCGTCGACCAGGACGGCGTCCTTGGGGGCTATCGAGGTGAGGCGGCTCGCGAGGTTGACGGTGTTGCCGAAGACGTCGCCCATCCGCGTGGTGACCGTGCCGAACGCGATGCCCACCCGCAGCGCGGGCATCGACGTGTCGTGCGTCATGGTCTCGATGAGCCGCAGGGCGATCTCGGCGGCCGTACCCGCGTCGTCGGCGGCGTACAGGACCTCGTCGCCGAGGGTCTTGATGAGCCGGCCGCCGTGCGCGGCGACCAGATCGGCGCAGGTCGTCTCGAACGCCTCGACCAGCTCGCCCAGTTCCTCCTCCTCCAGGCGGCGGGTGAGGCGGGTGAAGCCGACAAGGTCCGCGAAGCCGACGGCGAGCCGGCGGTCGACCATCTCCTCGTCGTCGGCGGCCTGGACGACGCGCCCGGTGGCGGCGGCGAGCTGGCGCCGCCACACGTACACCAGGAACTCCTCCAGCTCCGGCAGCAACAGCTCGACCAGGGGGTACGTGACCTCGGTCCGCGTCATGCCGGGCTCCGGCGGCTCGGTGAGCCCGGCGAGGAAGGAATCGATCTGCCACTCGGCCAGCCGGGCGGTCGTCTGCCCGGTCGACCGGGCGACCTGGATCGCCATCGGCTCGCTCAGCAGCCCGGCCTCGACCAGACCGGCGAGGCGGCGCAGCGCGAGGACGTCGGCCTCGGTGAGGGCGCGGGCCTGGCCGATGTCGGCGAAGCCCATGGCGCGCCAGAAGCGGGAGGCGAGGTCCATCGAGACCCCGGCGGTGCGGGCGGCCTGGAACGGGGTGTAGCGGCGCTCGGCGCCGAGGATCAGCTGTTCGAGCCGGATGGCGAGGGGGTCGTCGGTGGGCTCGGCCGTGTGGTCGACGGCGTGGTGCGGGGTGGGGTGACCGGAGGAGTCCGACGGTGGCTTTTCGTCCCCACCGGAGGTCGTGTCGTCGACCGTCACCAGCCGCCTCCTGCCCGTTCCCTGCGCACTGCCCTGCCGATCTGTCGTGGGTCGCCTCAACGATACGGCAGGTCGGAGCTGTCGGGGTCGACGTTGCGGGTAGTTGCCACGGGCGGGCGGAAGGGGGCTCGCGGAGGGGGCGCCCGGGGGCGGGGAGGCGGTCCGGGGAGCCACCGTGGATCACGGCGTACGGGGAAGCGCCAGCCCGGGTGAGGGCGGGTGGCTGCGGCCGGGATCAGGGCGGGGGTACGCGTACGAGACCCTCTGCTCCTCACGGGTCCCGCACCGCGTGCAGGGCGTACGCGTACGACGGCACCCTCCGCACCCCCCGGGCCCGCATGACGCGCCGGGCGTACGCCTACAAGGGCCCTCCGCTCCCCACCGGCCCCACCCCCGGCCCGCACCACGCGCGGGCCCGCACCGCCCGCAGGGCGTACGCGTACAAGGGCACCCTCCGCACCCCCCCCGGGCCCGCATGACGCGCCGGGCGTACACGTACCAGGCCCTCGCTCCTCACCGGTCCCGGACCGCCCAGCCCCGCACCGCACCGCACCGCTCCCAGTCCCCGCGCGCCACCACGGGCCCTGCACACCACCACCCCGGCCCTACACCGCCCGCAGGTGCACCACGTCGCCCGCGCCCACCGCTTCCCGGCCGCCGCCCTCGGTGGCGATCACCAGGCGCCCGTCGCCGTCGACGGCGACGGCGTCGCCGACCAGTTGACGCTCCCCCGGCAGGTCCGCGCGCACCGCACGGCCGAGTGTCGCGCAGCCCGCCACGTACGCCTCCTGGAGACCGGACGCGGCCGGGTCCCCCGCGGCGTCCCGCCAGGTGCCGTACCACCGCTCCAGTCCGCGCAGCACGGCCCGCAGGAGCGGGTCGCGGTCGACGGACACGGCATCGGCGAGGGCCAGCGAGCCCGCGCCGGGGACGGGCAGCTCCGCCTCGGTGAGGCTGACGTTCAGGCCGATGCCGACGACCACGGCGTCCTCGCCCGCGCGCTCCGCGAGGATGCCGCCCGCCTTGCGTTCCTCCTTGGCGTGCTCGTCGCCCTGTTTGCCGCCGACGGTCACCAGGAGGTCGTTGGGCCACTTCAGCGCCGTGTCCACACCGGCCGCGCGCGAGACGGCCGTCGCCACCGCGACACCGGTGAGCAGCGGCAGCCACCCCCAGCGGGCCACGGGCACGGCCGGTCCGGGCCGCAGGAGTACGGAGAGGAACAGCCCGGAACGGGCGGGCGCCGACCACGCACGGTCCAGCCGCCCGCGCCCCCGTGTCTGCTCCTCGGCGACGAGCACCGCGCCCTCCGGGAGGCCGTCGGCGCGGGCGGCGAGGTCGGAGTTGGTCGACCCGGTCTCGGTGACGACGTCGAGCGAGGTCCAGAGGCGCCCCGGCCCGATCAGCCCCCGGCGCAGGGCGGTGGGGTTCAGTGGGGGTCGTTCGAGGTCGTTCCAGCGGCTGCCCGCGGCATTGTGCTCGGTCATGGGGGCAAGCGTAGGTGTGGCCAACGACGCACTGCCGAATGCGGGGCCCGCCGATACGCTACGGATCAGTAGCCGCGCGCCGACGCTGCGCACGCAGAGCCGTCACGCGCCGAACCGCCGACCACCGGACGCACGACCGCATGTCCCACCCCATGTCCCGCCGAACGCACCACGGCACGCACCACGGCACGCACCACCGCACGCCGGATCCGACCGCACGCCCAAGAGCCGACCGAGCATCACAGCCGACCGGGCCCAGGACCGACCGGGCCTCGGAACCGCCAGACCGTCAGGCAGCCAGACCGCCACACCCGCAGGGAGCCGCATCCCCATGTCCGAGCCGGAAACCGCCCGCGGAACAGAGCACAGCCACACCACCGCGGGCAAGATCGCGGACCTCCAGCGCCGGATCGAGGAGGCCACGCACGCGGGCTCCGCGCGGGCGGTGGAGAAACAGCACGCCAAGGGCAAACTGACGGCCCGCGAGCGGATCGACCTCCTGCTGGACGAGGGGTCGTTCGTCGAACTGGACGAGTTCGCCCGGCACCGTTCCACCAATTTCGGGATCGAGAAGAACCGTCCTTACGGGGACGGTGTGGTGACCGGTTACGGCACGGTCGACGGCCGCCCGGTCTGCGTCTACTCGCAGGACTTCACGATCTTCGGCGGCTCGCTCGGCGAGGTCTACGGCGAGAAGATCGTCAAGGTCATGGACTTCGCGCTGAAGACCGGCTGCCCGGTCATCGGCATCAACGACGGCGGCGGCGCCCGTATCCAGGAGGGCGTGGCCGCGCTCGGCCTGTTCGCCGAGATCTTCCGCCGCAACGTGCACGCGTCGGGGGTCGTCCCGCAGATCAGCCTCATCGTGGGGCCGTGCGCGGGCGGCGCCGTCTACTCCCCCGCGATCACCGACTTCACGGTGATGGTCGACCAGACGTCGCACATGTTCATCACCGGTCCCGATGTGATCAAGACCGTCACCGGTGAGGACGTCGGCTTCGAGGAGCTGGGCGGCGCGCGTACGCACAACACGACGTCGGGCGTGGCGCACCACATGGCGGGCGACGAGAAGGACGCCGTCGAGTACGTGAAGTCGCTGCTCTCCTATCTGCCGTCGAACAACCTCTCCGAGCCGCCCGCCTTCCCCGAGGAGGCCGAACTGGCGCCCACGGCGGAGGACTTGGCGCTGGACACCCTCATCCCGGACTCGGCGAACCAGCCGTACGACATGCACACCGCGATCGAGCACGTGCTGGACGACGCCGAATTCCTGGAGACGCAGGCGCTGTTCGCGCCGAACATCATCACCGGCTTCGGCCGGGTGGAGGGCTATCCGGTCGGCGTCGTCGCCAACCAGCCGATGCAGTTCGCGGGTTGTCTGGACATCAACGCCTCCGAGAAGGCGGCGCGCTTCGTCCGCACCTGCGACGCCTTCAACATCCCGGTGCTGACCTTCGTGGACGTACCGGGCTTCCTGCCGGGCGTCGACCAGGAGTACGGCGGCATCATCCGGCGCGGCGCCAAGCTGATCTACGCGTACGCGGAGGCGACCGTCCCGCTGATCACGGTGATCACCCGGAAGGCGTTCGGCGGCGCGTACGACGTGATGGGCTCCAAGCATCTGGGCGCCGACCTGAATCTGGCCTGGCCGACGGCGCAGATCGCGGTGATGGGCGCGCAGGGCGCGGTCAACATCCTGCACCGGCGGACGATCGCCGCCGCCGACGACCAGGAGGCGACGCGCGCCCGGCTGATCACGGAGTACGAGGACGCGCTGCTCAACCCGTACGTGGCGGCCGAGCGCGGTTACGTCGACGCGGTGATCCTTCCGTCGGACACACGGGCGCATCTGGTGAAGGGGCTGCGGCAGTTGCGGACCAAGCGGGAGAGCCTGCCCCCGAAGAAGCACGGCAACATCCCTCTGTAGGAGGACGCGATGATCAAGGTCGTACGGGGCAACCCGACCCCCGAGGAACTGGCCGCCGCACTCGCGGTGGTCCGGGCCCGCGCGGCGGCCGGCGCCGAACCCGCGCCGGGCGCCGAGCAGCCCCCGCCGGGCTGGTCGGACCCGGCGCGCATCGCCCGCCGCGAGACCCGCCGCCCGGGTCCGACGGCGTGGGCGCGCACGTACTGGCCGGGCTGAGCGGGCCGACCCCACCGGCCGGCGCCCGACGAAACGGGCGGGAGGCTTGAGTACGAGTACTCAGGCGTCCCGCCCGCCGCACGCGCAGGATCGAAGGCATGCTGTGGTCCGATCCTGAGAACGAACCCCCCGAGGACATGCGGGACATGCAGGCGATGATGAGCCGCGCGGGCGTGGTCCTCGCCCTGGCGATGGTGCTCGCGATGATCGTCTCCGGCATGCGCTGACGAGACGGCGGGGCGCCGGGCGGGCGGCGCGGTCGTGTGCGGACGGCCCTCCACGAGGAGAACGCCGACACCACCGTCCGCACGCGCGGGCGGCGCCGCGGCGCGTCCACGATCTGTCCACCGTGGCCGGAGCGCTCCGGCCACGGTGATCCGTATCCGCCCTCCACGTTTGACTCCATGACACAATTATCGTGTCATGGAGTCATGCTGTACGCGACTCCCTCACTGGACGCCGACGACCGGCGGGCGCTCGACGAGATCGAGAGCATGCGCCGTTCCCTGCGCCACATGCTCCGGGC
Above is a window of Streptomyces sp. NBC_01498 DNA encoding:
- a CDS encoding GNAT family N-acetyltransferase — protein: MLKTLRTPPSEAETDAWHDVIAAAHLHDVPASVPEPGRTETAGKLRVQSPNGRVRHLVRAAPDGSYDGVAALLLFTEESNRHTAFLDALVVRPEARRRGVGAELWSAIRAELTADGRSSVSAMLELGGAGEAFVDGLGFTKVLPLAWYVQRVREADARLPEAQLPDGYRFAAWDGVVPDALADEFARAHDAMEDAPAGGMDERTPRWDAERVRNAARLVDDRGGVILTSVVLASADGAGRGTDRVAAYTEVVLRDPSHARALQYDTVVVPEHRGRGLGRAVKRHLLATLAELHPGVREISTSVADDNAPMLAVNAALGYRRERPAGIFQAKL
- a CDS encoding L,D-transpeptidase; the encoded protein is MEKRVMTNGKRRKGLAAASALLGGVLVLSACSTGDGGKDEPGAERSKDAQAQVDEAAAKETSEAQITISPKNGADNAGINDDAKVTVTKGTLVNVEMTAADGTAVKGTMAGDAKSWKPDGQLERSTTYKIVASAKDGKGREAHENSSFTTVSPNNSFIGNFTPEDGSTVGVGMPVSLNFDKGITNKADVQRGITVTSSSGQEVVGHWFNEQRLDFRPEQYWQGGSTVTLKLALDGVEGADGVFGVQQKTVTFTIGRNQVSTVDTKAKTMVVERDGKTIKTIPISAGSPENPTYNGQMVISEQFKETRMNGATVGFTDDDGKGEYDIKDVPHAQRLSTSGTFIHGNYWGNDSVFGSTNTSHGCIGLNDVKGAGDKNQPAAWFFDNSMVGDVVVVKNSPDKTIQPDNGLNGWNLSWADWKAGSAA
- the hutH gene encoding histidine ammonia-lyase — translated: MDMHTVVVGTSGTTAEDVVAVARGNARVELSADALSALAAAREIIESLAAKPEPVYGVSTGFGALASRHIGPDLRARLQRNIVRSHAAGMGPRVEREVVRALMFLRLKTLASGHTGVRPEVALTMADILNAGITPVVHEYGSLGCSGDLAPLSHCALTLMGEGDAEGPDGVLRPAGELLAAHGITPVELREKEGLALLNGTDGMLGMLVMALADLQRLYTSADITAALTLEALLGTDRVLAPELHAIRPHPGQGVSADNMLRVLAGSGLTGHFQEDEAPRVQDAYSVRCAPQVAGAGRDTLAYARIVADRELASAVDNPVVLADGRVESNGNFHGAPVAYVLDFLAIVAADLGSIAERRTDRLLDKNRSHGLPAFLADDPGVDSGLMIAQYTQAALVSEMKRLAVPASVDSIPSSAMQEDHVSMGWSAARKLRTAVGHLTRIVAVELYAATRAIELRTGLTPAPASRAAVDAVRAAGIEGAGPDRFLAPDLAAAEEFVREGLLVAAVEPVTGPLA
- a CDS encoding GGDEF domain-containing protein encodes the protein MGEDVRLRAVVELAQNMASAHTPHESWLAAALGARDALAGSFAALSVWERDLGQLKVLVNAGELAEGEEEFPEDESYPVHRFPEIAEFLHERWAGGGEPNAWVETADGPAAESGEPGYCHQRVAALRRRGRGCCVVAPIVLHGRAWGELYVARPLGVPVFARADADFATVIASVVASGIAQTERLEEVRRLAFTDPLTGLANRRAVDSRLDEAIALHRTDGSVVSLVVCDLNGLKRVNDTQGHAVGDRLLERFGSLLSVCGARLPGALAARLGGDEFCLLTVGPRADAVIGVADELCRRAAELELGEGVACGVASTGDAIGPLRSARRLFRLADAAQYRAKAARAAGPVVAGRDGEVVRLADEPPRPPAPGERRRFRGTPRTPPGGASSG
- a CDS encoding enoyl-CoA hydratase/isomerase family protein, producing the protein MGAESTRGTEGDDRRFGEYVAVRRHGHVAELVLDRPKAMNAVSTEMARSIGAACAALGADRDVRVTVLTSTHERAFCVGADLKERNSLTDAELVRQRPTARAAYTGVLELPMPTIAAVHGFALGGGFELALSCDLIVADPTAVVGLPEVSVGVIPGGGGTQLLPRRVGAARAAELIFTARRLTAPEALGLGLVDQLAGEAADRDEALALASRIAANSPVGLRAAKRALRLGHGLDLRAGLEVEDAAWRSVAFSGDRAEGVAAFNEKRTPEWPGE
- a CDS encoding adenylate/guanylate cyclase domain-containing protein; the encoded protein is MTVDDTTSGGDEKPPSDSSGHPTPHHAVDHTAEPTDDPLAIRLEQLILGAERRYTPFQAARTAGVSMDLASRFWRAMGFADIGQARALTEADVLALRRLAGLVEAGLLSEPMAIQVARSTGQTTARLAEWQIDSFLAGLTEPPEPGMTRTEVTYPLVELLLPELEEFLVYVWRRQLAAATGRVVQAADDEEMVDRRLAVGFADLVGFTRLTRRLEEEELGELVEAFETTCADLVAAHGGRLIKTLGDEVLYAADDAGTAAEIALRLIETMTHDTSMPALRVGIAFGTVTTRMGDVFGNTVNLASRLTSIAPKDAVLVDGALAEELIRTGDTPVSEAEAAKQATEAEKAGEEPPVYRFGIQPMWQRPVRGLGVVEPWLLTRRPKPEN